The following are encoded together in the Streptomyces sp. NBC_00358 genome:
- a CDS encoding LacI family DNA-binding transcriptional regulator, producing MDLRIPVDDRTGQHIVAETARRSETRYGNRPTMKDVAARAGVGLKTVSRVVNAEPGVTPDTERRVQEAIEALGFRRNDSARVLRKGRTASIGLVLEDLADPFYGPLSRAVEEVARAHGALLINGSSAEDPDREQELVLALCARRVDGLVVIPAGDDHRYLEPEIKAGVATVFVDRPAGRIDADVVLSDSFGGARDGVAHLIAHGHRRIGFIGDMPRIHTAAERLRGYRAAMEDAGIPVEDDWMSLGVTDPQRVRKAAENMLSGPSPVTAVFAGNNRVTVTVVRVIAERGRPVALVGFDDIELADLLEPGVTVVAQDAAALGRTAAERLFRQLDGNLIAPERIELPTRLITRGSGELPPSH from the coding sequence ATGGACCTACGCATCCCCGTGGACGACAGGACAGGACAGCACATCGTGGCCGAGACCGCCCGCCGATCCGAGACCCGCTACGGAAACCGTCCGACCATGAAGGACGTGGCGGCGCGGGCGGGAGTAGGTCTGAAGACGGTCTCCCGTGTGGTCAACGCCGAGCCCGGGGTGACCCCCGACACCGAGCGGCGCGTCCAGGAGGCCATCGAGGCGCTGGGCTTCCGCCGCAACGACAGCGCCCGGGTACTGCGCAAGGGCCGTACCGCGAGCATCGGGCTGGTGCTGGAGGATCTGGCGGACCCGTTCTACGGGCCGCTGAGCCGTGCGGTCGAGGAGGTGGCCCGCGCGCACGGGGCGCTGCTGATCAACGGTTCCAGCGCGGAGGACCCGGACCGCGAGCAGGAGCTGGTCCTCGCCCTGTGCGCGCGCCGGGTGGACGGCCTGGTGGTGATCCCGGCCGGCGACGACCATCGTTATCTGGAGCCGGAGATCAAGGCCGGAGTCGCCACGGTCTTCGTGGACCGCCCGGCCGGGAGGATCGATGCCGACGTCGTCCTGTCGGACAGCTTCGGCGGCGCCCGGGACGGTGTCGCCCACCTCATCGCCCACGGCCACCGCCGGATCGGTTTCATCGGCGACATGCCGCGCATCCACACCGCCGCCGAGCGGCTGCGCGGCTACCGGGCCGCCATGGAGGACGCCGGGATACCGGTCGAGGACGACTGGATGTCCCTGGGCGTCACCGATCCGCAGCGGGTGCGCAAGGCGGCCGAGAACATGCTCTCCGGCCCCTCGCCCGTCACCGCGGTCTTCGCCGGCAACAACCGTGTCACCGTCACCGTCGTCCGTGTCATCGCCGAGCGCGGACGCCCCGTCGCGCTCGTAGGCTTCGACGACATCGAGCTCGCCGACCTCCTGGAGCCCGGTGTCACCGTCGTCGCGCAGGACGCCGCGGCCCTCGGACGTACCGCCGCCGAGCGCCTCTTCCGCCAGCTCGACGGGAATCTCATCGCCCCGGAACGCATCGAACTCCCGACCCGGCTGATCACCCGTGGCTCGGGGGAACTGCCGCCGTCGCACTGA
- a CDS encoding ROK family protein, translating into MHTDLVAALDIGGTKIAGALVDGHGRILLRAQRATPAREDGDTVMRAVEEVIGELTVSPLWSRAGALGIGSAGPVDASAGTVSPVNVPGWRGYPLVERAAEAAGGLPVELIGDGVAITAAEHWQGAARGHDNALCMVVSTGVGGGLVLNGQLHAGPTGNAGHIGHISVDLDGDPCPCGSRGCVERIASGPNIARRALEGGWRPGPDGDTSAAAVAAAARAGDPVAVASFERAAQALAAGIAATATLVEIDIAVIGGGVAKAGDVLFAPLRRALADYATLSFVQRLAVAPALMGTDAGLVGAAAAALTRKAHASAAGV; encoded by the coding sequence ATGCACACCGACCTCGTGGCCGCGCTCGACATCGGCGGCACCAAGATCGCCGGAGCGCTGGTGGACGGCCACGGCCGGATCCTCCTCCGCGCGCAGCGCGCGACGCCCGCGCGGGAGGACGGCGACACCGTGATGCGTGCCGTCGAGGAGGTCATCGGCGAGCTGACGGTCTCCCCGCTGTGGAGCAGGGCCGGGGCCCTCGGTATCGGCAGTGCGGGCCCGGTGGACGCCTCCGCCGGCACGGTGAGCCCGGTGAACGTACCCGGCTGGCGCGGCTACCCGCTCGTCGAGCGGGCCGCCGAGGCCGCCGGCGGACTGCCGGTCGAGCTGATCGGTGACGGTGTGGCCATCACGGCGGCCGAGCACTGGCAGGGCGCTGCCCGGGGACACGACAACGCGCTCTGCATGGTGGTGTCCACCGGCGTGGGCGGCGGGCTGGTCCTGAACGGACAGCTCCATGCCGGTCCCACCGGCAACGCGGGCCACATCGGGCACATCAGTGTCGACCTGGACGGCGATCCCTGCCCCTGCGGCTCCCGGGGCTGCGTGGAGCGCATCGCCAGCGGTCCGAACATCGCCCGCCGCGCCCTGGAGGGCGGCTGGCGGCCCGGCCCCGACGGCGACACCTCGGCCGCCGCGGTGGCCGCTGCGGCCCGCGCGGGCGACCCGGTCGCCGTGGCCTCCTTCGAACGGGCCGCGCAGGCTCTCGCGGCGGGCATCGCGGCGACCGCGACGCTCGTCGAGATCGACATCGCCGTGATCGGCGGGGGAGTGGCGAAGGCGGGCGACGTGCTGTTCGCACCGCTGCGCCGGGCCCTGGCGGACTACGCGACGCTGTCCTTCGTCCAGCGGCTCGCGGTGGCGCCCGCGCTCATGGGCACGGACGCCGGACTGGTCGGCGCGGCCGCGGCCGCCCTCACCCGAAAGGCCCACGCCTCCGCGGCCGGCGTCTGA
- a CDS encoding restriction endonuclease has product MTLHKEERPDAADDGPEIKPWHGSELLQDLHALRALPNPQRRGYKLEELLERMFRQAHFHATRNPRMAGPRQTDLAVVSHNHRYLVEAKWKNYPAGTNDIDAVRSRLRDHDGTVVGLLFTMAGITEPADKRITDLRRDGLVLVFDEVDILLALRDPQELDRLLRLKHDELVVRGRVHRGEKEREAEKAARSSGQKAGKLPTSRYRLLNGSGDTVPWFYGAGGFSPGVFCLDLPDVDWVPAAGSGVCLDMPVTAWGQPGLLRLLDALNELGWMGERSQWSIQQHGRNWHGCGADGFAEALRNWEERTSELEDPHHSEEFVYFEVCDGGFYTVSGSISAEETRHVMRCNVSFQLIGIPLDPGSLQQLYRQCDVPSRGYFRPLVERSVTRDRFDGRIPLQVLGYIIEPADQRWDEEDWVVGLLAANPFYGTDLQPPDDLASDLDRTGVIVCNLRSYHPLSKPQERYELWSYERARTSDAHALRIVAEWWESEDNDEQRPAVGRARAGYFTDQVREVSVQGPLLA; this is encoded by the coding sequence ATGACCCTCCATAAAGAGGAACGCCCTGATGCGGCGGACGACGGCCCCGAGATCAAGCCCTGGCATGGGTCGGAGCTGCTTCAGGACCTCCACGCGCTCCGGGCGCTCCCCAATCCGCAGCGGCGTGGTTACAAACTGGAAGAACTGCTGGAACGCATGTTTCGGCAAGCCCACTTCCACGCCACTCGCAATCCGAGGATGGCCGGCCCCCGGCAGACCGATTTGGCGGTCGTCTCCCACAATCACCGCTACCTCGTCGAAGCGAAGTGGAAAAATTACCCCGCCGGAACGAACGACATCGACGCGGTCCGCAGCCGCCTGCGCGATCACGACGGCACTGTCGTGGGCCTACTGTTCACGATGGCCGGGATCACTGAGCCGGCAGACAAGAGGATCACCGATCTTCGCAGGGACGGCCTGGTCCTCGTTTTCGACGAGGTGGACATCCTTCTTGCGTTGCGGGACCCGCAGGAGTTGGACCGCCTTCTTCGCCTGAAGCACGATGAACTCGTTGTCCGCGGGCGTGTCCATCGCGGCGAAAAGGAGCGTGAGGCCGAGAAAGCCGCCCGCAGTTCGGGCCAGAAGGCAGGGAAGCTGCCTACAAGCCGCTACAGGCTGCTCAACGGCAGCGGGGACACGGTGCCATGGTTCTACGGAGCAGGAGGGTTCAGCCCCGGGGTCTTCTGCCTCGACCTGCCCGATGTCGACTGGGTGCCGGCTGCGGGAAGCGGCGTGTGCCTGGATATGCCAGTCACCGCATGGGGCCAGCCTGGCCTCCTCCGCCTCCTTGACGCGCTGAACGAACTGGGGTGGATGGGAGAGCGGAGTCAGTGGAGCATCCAGCAGCATGGTCGGAACTGGCATGGCTGTGGCGCCGATGGCTTTGCCGAGGCCCTCAGGAACTGGGAAGAACGGACCAGTGAGCTTGAGGATCCCCACCACAGCGAGGAGTTCGTCTACTTTGAAGTTTGTGACGGCGGTTTCTACACCGTGTCAGGCAGCATCTCCGCAGAAGAAACGCGCCACGTCATGCGCTGCAATGTCTCCTTCCAGCTCATCGGAATACCGCTGGACCCTGGCTCGCTGCAGCAGCTCTACCGGCAGTGCGACGTCCCCAGCCGCGGCTACTTCCGTCCGCTGGTCGAACGGTCAGTCACCCGAGATCGATTCGACGGCCGCATCCCGCTGCAAGTGCTGGGGTACATCATCGAGCCCGCCGATCAACGCTGGGACGAGGAAGACTGGGTCGTCGGCCTCCTGGCGGCGAATCCCTTCTACGGTACTGACCTCCAGCCGCCCGACGATCTGGCAAGCGACCTGGACCGCACAGGCGTGATCGTATGCAACCTGCGCTCGTACCATCCCCTCAGCAAGCCGCAGGAGCGCTACGAACTGTGGTCGTACGAGCGGGCTAGGACCTCAGACGCCCACGCGCTGCGCATTGTCGCCGAGTGGTGGGAGTCCGAGGACAACGACGAGCAGCGACCGGCTGTCGGGCGGGCCAGAGCCGGGTACTTCACCGACCAGGTTCGGGAAGTTTCGGTTCAGGGGCCTTTGCTGGCATAG
- a CDS encoding zinc-dependent alcohol dehydrogenase, giving the protein MKAAVYNGQMDIDVIELPTPECGPTDVLLRNLYASVCGSDISVYHFGPRAHRITPGSEFGHEMISEVAAKGADVTGLEVGDRVYPYPILAAGDSSRAGTLGGFSEYILVPDCEVGKQVYPLPDSIPTKTAVLVEPFTVATHAARRAAPKEGETAIVFGAGTIGIGAAIALKHLGCGAVMVVDLSDFRLGKAAELGFATCNSGREDLKARAIEVFGEARALKGTTADVDIYVEATGVDALVGTYQDLGKIHSRMVVVGVHANPVPVNLSTLAYAHQSLVGSGGYTPDDVSTVLHIMESGAFDIESIITHEFQQQRIVDAITTASDTHNALNVVIKY; this is encoded by the coding sequence ATGAAGGCTGCTGTCTACAACGGACAGATGGACATCGACGTCATCGAGCTGCCCACCCCCGAGTGCGGCCCCACCGACGTACTCCTGCGCAACCTCTACGCCAGTGTGTGCGGCTCCGACATCTCCGTCTACCACTTCGGGCCGCGTGCCCATCGCATTACTCCCGGCAGCGAGTTCGGCCATGAAATGATCTCGGAGGTCGCGGCCAAGGGAGCCGACGTCACGGGTCTCGAAGTCGGCGACCGTGTCTACCCCTATCCGATCCTCGCGGCCGGCGACTCGTCGAGGGCTGGCACGCTTGGTGGCTTCTCCGAGTACATACTCGTCCCCGACTGCGAGGTCGGAAAGCAGGTCTACCCCCTGCCCGACTCCATCCCGACCAAGACCGCCGTGCTCGTCGAGCCCTTCACGGTGGCCACTCATGCCGCTCGCCGAGCCGCCCCGAAGGAAGGTGAGACTGCCATCGTTTTCGGTGCCGGCACCATCGGTATCGGCGCGGCCATCGCCCTGAAGCACCTCGGCTGCGGCGCCGTGATGGTCGTCGACCTGTCGGACTTCCGTCTGGGCAAGGCAGCAGAACTCGGCTTCGCCACTTGCAACTCCGGCAGGGAAGACCTCAAGGCCAGGGCCATTGAGGTATTCGGCGAGGCCCGGGCGCTGAAGGGCACCACTGCCGACGTCGATATCTACGTAGAAGCCACCGGCGTGGACGCGCTCGTCGGCACTTACCAGGACCTCGGCAAGATCCACAGCCGCATGGTCGTGGTCGGTGTCCACGCCAACCCCGTTCCCGTCAATCTCTCCACGCTCGCCTACGCCCACCAGTCCCTCGTCGGCTCCGGCGGCTACACGCCCGACGACGTCAGCACCGTCCTGCACATCATGGAAAGTGGTGCGTTCGACATCGAATCGATCATCACCCATGAATTCCAGCAGCAGCGGATCGTCGATGCCATCACCACCGCCAGCGACACCCACAACGCCCTGAACGTCGTCATCAAGTACTGA
- a CDS encoding transposase family protein — MVFTDAQGRVLFCSPVQPGSCADITQARQLGLAQLLADGSFMEILADAGYQGMGAQTGGRVVTPPHRKFKKNAPAWYEERHEQQRKAHSSRRIRVEHGIAHLKNWRALARHLGRREHMSDIVQAVAGPLSHQQTSTLGQAPRT, encoded by the coding sequence ATGGTCTTCACGGACGCCCAGGGGCGCGTGCTGTTCTGCAGCCCGGTTCAGCCCGGCAGCTGCGCCGACATCACCCAGGCCCGACAGCTGGGACTGGCCCAACTCCTGGCCGACGGATCTTTCATGGAGATCCTCGCGGACGCCGGCTATCAGGGCATGGGAGCGCAGACGGGCGGACGCGTGGTGACGCCGCCCCATCGCAAGTTCAAAAAGAACGCTCCCGCCTGGTACGAGGAGCGGCACGAACAGCAACGCAAGGCGCACTCCTCCCGGCGCATCCGCGTCGAGCACGGCATTGCACACCTGAAGAACTGGCGGGCTCTCGCCCGCCACCTTGGCCGACGCGAACACATGAGTGACATCGTCCAAGCTGTCGCCGGTCCGCTCTCACACCAGCAGACCTCCACCCTCGGCCAAGCCCCTCGAACGTGA
- a CDS encoding helix-turn-helix domain-containing protein: MAEYRITGLSSIVIAELVAEVGPLWHEQHQARPRRRAVGAGAKHRFVFVDRLLATLVSLRHGTTHDVLVCWFGVDRSTITRAIGEVRPLLAQRGCTVAPDVRLRSLAEVVE; this comes from the coding sequence GTGGCGGAGTACCGGATCACCGGGTTGTCGTCGATAGTGATCGCTGAACTCGTCGCTGAGGTAGGGCCGTTGTGGCACGAACAGCATCAGGCACGGCCGCGGCGACGAGCTGTAGGAGCCGGGGCGAAGCACAGGTTCGTCTTCGTCGACCGACTGCTGGCCACCTTGGTGAGTCTGCGTCATGGCACCACTCATGACGTGCTGGTCTGCTGGTTCGGCGTGGACCGCTCCACCATCACGCGCGCCATCGGCGAGGTGCGGCCCCTGCTCGCGCAGCGGGGCTGCACCGTCGCGCCGGACGTCCGGCTGCGTTCCCTCGCCGAGGTCGTCGAGTAG
- a CDS encoding sensor histidine kinase: MWKATRQAARATGYLAVAAAMAFGLYLFVTVLVITAVATIVVVGAWMLPETVVLIRRIAGAKRKQVAAWTGRQIPEAYTPLTGTVRARFSAAVRDPSTHADLRWLGAQYLYSLLVFLTVPLWVLGLLIDGVWCGVLRQRAIVLPLITGLADLDARWSTALLTASSKAQLAVRVEELTQTRAGAIAAHGAELRRIERDLHDGTQAQLVSLSMRIGLAKRAYATDPAAGRRLLEDAQDLAEEALSQLRHVVRGIHPPILTDRGLVGAVRALAAGSGLDVTVEVDGLEDPGTRAPAAVEAAAYFVVAEALTNAAKYSGAPNAWVHLERLRTGLRVVIRDEGLGGADENGGTGLLGIRRRVAALDGAVTVTSPVGGPTTIAVELPCVW; this comes from the coding sequence ATGTGGAAAGCGACGCGGCAGGCCGCTCGGGCTACCGGCTACCTGGCCGTGGCCGCGGCGATGGCCTTCGGCCTCTATCTTTTCGTGACTGTGCTGGTGATTACGGCCGTCGCCACGATCGTGGTGGTCGGGGCGTGGATGCTGCCCGAGACGGTGGTCCTGATCAGGCGGATCGCCGGGGCGAAGCGGAAACAGGTGGCAGCCTGGACGGGCCGGCAGATCCCGGAGGCTTACACGCCACTGACCGGCACCGTGCGCGCGCGTTTCAGCGCTGCGGTCCGCGACCCCAGCACGCATGCCGACCTGCGCTGGCTGGGCGCCCAGTACCTCTACAGCCTGCTCGTCTTCCTGACGGTGCCACTGTGGGTGCTCGGTCTGCTCATCGACGGCGTGTGGTGCGGGGTGCTGCGTCAACGGGCGATCGTCCTGCCGCTGATCACAGGCCTCGCCGATCTCGATGCCCGTTGGTCCACTGCTCTGCTCACCGCGTCGTCGAAGGCCCAGCTGGCAGTACGGGTGGAGGAGCTGACCCAGACGCGGGCGGGTGCCATCGCTGCGCACGGCGCAGAGCTGCGGCGCATTGAACGAGATCTCCACGACGGCACTCAGGCCCAGCTGGTGTCCCTTTCGATGCGGATCGGGCTGGCCAAACGGGCCTACGCCACCGACCCCGCGGCAGGCCGCCGGCTACTTGAGGACGCGCAGGATCTGGCTGAGGAGGCGCTGAGCCAGTTGCGGCACGTTGTGCGTGGCATCCACCCCCCGATCCTGACGGATCGGGGCCTGGTGGGCGCCGTGCGGGCGCTGGCCGCAGGCAGCGGCCTCGACGTGACCGTGGAAGTGGACGGCTTGGAGGACCCGGGCACCCGGGCCCCCGCTGCGGTGGAGGCGGCGGCGTACTTCGTCGTGGCCGAGGCCCTCACCAACGCCGCCAAGTACAGTGGAGCCCCGAACGCCTGGGTCCACTTGGAGCGTCTGCGCACTGGACTGCGGGTCGTCATCCGGGACGAGGGCCTCGGCGGCGCTGACGAGAACGGCGGCACTGGATTGCTCGGCATACGCCGACGTGTCGCAGCGCTCGACGGCGCAGTAACCGTGACCAGCCCAGTCGGGGGACCGACCACCATTGCAGTGGAGTTGCCTTGCGTGTGGTGA
- a CDS encoding response regulator transcription factor — MRVVIAEDNALLREGIVLLLRSAGHDVVAVASSGPEVLPALLEQRPDVAVLDVRMPPDFRDEGLRAAREAREQIPGLPVLVLSQYVEESYASELLGGGAGGVGYLLKDRVGRVDEFLDALERVAAGGTALDPEVVTELMTRRHDTPVDTLTPREREVLKLMAEGHDNSTIAQMLVVTERSVSKHIGNVFLKLGLPPSDSGHRRVLAVLAYLNAPQA, encoded by the coding sequence TTGCGTGTGGTGATTGCCGAAGACAATGCCCTGCTCAGAGAAGGCATCGTGCTGCTGCTCAGATCAGCCGGCCATGATGTGGTCGCCGTGGCCAGCAGCGGGCCTGAAGTCCTTCCCGCACTGCTCGAACAGCGTCCGGACGTCGCCGTACTCGATGTCCGGATGCCGCCGGACTTCCGCGACGAAGGACTGCGCGCTGCACGTGAGGCACGCGAGCAGATTCCAGGCCTGCCCGTGCTCGTGCTGTCGCAGTACGTCGAGGAGTCCTATGCGTCCGAGCTGCTCGGCGGGGGAGCCGGCGGCGTTGGCTACCTGCTGAAGGACAGAGTGGGCCGAGTCGATGAGTTCCTCGATGCCCTGGAGCGAGTTGCCGCCGGCGGCACCGCACTCGACCCCGAGGTCGTCACCGAGTTGATGACCCGACGTCACGACACGCCGGTGGACACGCTCACCCCACGAGAGCGCGAAGTGCTCAAACTGATGGCCGAGGGCCACGACAACAGCACCATCGCTCAGATGCTGGTCGTCACCGAGCGCTCGGTCAGCAAGCACATCGGCAACGTCTTCTTGAAACTCGGCCTGCCACCCAGTGACAGTGGGCATCGCCGAGTCCTCGCCGTGCTTGCCTACCTGAACGCCCCCCAGGCTTAA
- a CDS encoding MMPL family transporter yields the protein MATLLYHLGRMAFRWRWFVTLLWVAILGLAGFASTKAAPAADEGFTMPGIESQKAFDLLDQRFPGSAADGASARIVFVAPHGQKITASQNKAAVEQLFDGAGRGSQAASSVDPFEAKAVSKDASTAYATVTFKVTAANLTDASKNHLERSLDEIRDKGLTVEVGGDALATQPAAGGASEAIGIAIAAVVLLITFGSLAAAGLPLLTAILGIGISMTTIKVLADTFNLSNTTGTLATMLGLACGIDYALFVVSRYREERGKGHEPREAAGLAAGTAGSAVVFAGLTVVIALAGLSVVGIPVLTKMGLAAAGAVVIAVLISVTLVPAFLGFWPNAVLSRGIRTGRKRSLRKKEHNAGSRWASLVMRHPLPVLLLGVVGLGAIAAPALNLQLGMPGDEAKSTSTTERRAYDDLAKGFGPGFNGPLTIVVDAKSTENPKAAVATIAQDIADTDGVVSVSAPRFNAVGNTAVFSATPATSPTNAKTQDLVKTIRDERAGIESKADATFEVTGKTALNIDVAEKVQASLIPYLVVVVGLAIVLLLVVFRSLLVPLKAAAGFLLSVLAALGAVVAVFQQGHGASLLGIESTGPIMSMMPIFLVGIVFGLAMDYEVFLVSRIREAYVHGDQPQQAVVSGFKHSARVVIAAALIMMAVFSGFIGADGSMIKMIGFGLAIAVLFDAFIVRMAIVPAVLALLGNKAWYLPRWLNRLLPNIDVEGEKLSHKVPAPADPDPIDESALQPVPMR from the coding sequence ATGGCAACGCTTCTCTATCACCTCGGCCGCATGGCCTTTCGGTGGCGCTGGTTTGTCACCCTGTTGTGGGTGGCCATCCTGGGCCTAGCTGGTTTCGCCTCGACGAAGGCGGCACCGGCCGCTGACGAGGGCTTCACGATGCCGGGTATCGAATCTCAGAAGGCCTTCGACCTGCTGGACCAGCGCTTCCCCGGATCTGCCGCCGACGGGGCGAGTGCCAGGATTGTATTCGTCGCGCCCCACGGCCAGAAGATCACTGCCTCGCAGAACAAGGCGGCTGTCGAGCAGCTGTTTGATGGGGCCGGTCGCGGCTCCCAGGCAGCCAGCAGCGTTGATCCCTTCGAAGCGAAGGCCGTCAGCAAGGACGCCTCCACGGCGTATGCGACGGTCACCTTCAAGGTGACGGCAGCCAATCTCACCGATGCCAGCAAGAATCATCTGGAGCGCTCTCTCGACGAAATACGGGACAAGGGCCTGACCGTCGAGGTTGGCGGGGATGCGCTGGCGACCCAGCCGGCTGCTGGCGGAGCGTCCGAGGCGATCGGTATCGCCATCGCCGCCGTCGTGCTGCTGATCACCTTCGGATCGCTGGCGGCAGCCGGGCTCCCGCTGCTTACAGCGATCTTGGGCATCGGCATCAGCATGACCACGATCAAGGTCTTGGCCGATACGTTCAACCTGTCGAACACCACCGGAACACTGGCCACCATGCTCGGCCTGGCCTGCGGTATCGACTACGCCCTGTTCGTCGTCTCCCGCTACCGCGAGGAGCGTGGCAAAGGCCATGAACCGCGCGAGGCCGCCGGTCTTGCCGCCGGGACAGCCGGATCGGCAGTCGTCTTCGCCGGCCTGACCGTTGTGATTGCTCTCGCGGGACTGTCCGTCGTGGGAATCCCGGTGCTCACCAAGATGGGCCTCGCCGCCGCTGGTGCGGTTGTCATCGCGGTCCTCATCTCCGTGACGCTGGTTCCGGCCTTCCTCGGGTTCTGGCCGAACGCGGTGCTCTCGCGCGGCATCAGAACGGGCCGTAAGCGCAGCCTGCGCAAAAAGGAACACAACGCCGGCTCTCGTTGGGCGAGTCTCGTCATGCGTCACCCGCTGCCCGTTCTCCTCCTGGGTGTCGTTGGCTTGGGCGCGATCGCCGCTCCCGCCCTGAATCTCCAGCTCGGCATGCCAGGCGATGAGGCCAAGTCGACCTCGACCACCGAGCGACGCGCCTACGACGACCTCGCCAAGGGGTTCGGGCCGGGCTTCAACGGCCCCCTCACGATCGTGGTGGACGCCAAGAGCACCGAGAACCCCAAGGCCGCAGTGGCGACGATCGCCCAGGACATTGCCGACACCGACGGAGTCGTCTCCGTTTCGGCGCCTCGGTTCAACGCGGTCGGGAACACCGCAGTGTTCTCCGCCACGCCTGCCACCAGCCCCACGAACGCGAAGACCCAGGACCTCGTCAAGACCATCCGCGATGAGAGGGCCGGCATCGAGTCAAAGGCCGATGCAACCTTCGAGGTCACCGGCAAAACCGCACTGAACATCGACGTTGCCGAGAAGGTCCAGGCCTCGCTGATCCCCTACCTGGTGGTCGTGGTAGGCCTGGCGATCGTCCTGCTGCTGGTGGTCTTCCGCTCCCTCCTGGTTCCGCTGAAGGCAGCGGCTGGCTTCCTGCTCTCGGTACTCGCCGCTCTGGGCGCCGTGGTAGCCGTGTTCCAGCAAGGGCACGGAGCCAGCCTGCTCGGAATCGAGTCGACCGGCCCGATCATGAGCATGATGCCCATCTTCCTGGTGGGCATCGTCTTCGGCCTGGCGATGGACTACGAGGTCTTCCTCGTCTCTCGGATCAGAGAGGCCTACGTCCACGGCGACCAGCCCCAGCAGGCAGTGGTCAGCGGGTTCAAGCACAGCGCCCGGGTCGTCATAGCGGCCGCGCTGATCATGATGGCGGTGTTCTCCGGCTTCATCGGAGCCGACGGATCAATGATCAAGATGATCGGCTTCGGACTGGCCATCGCCGTCCTTTTCGATGCCTTCATCGTCCGCATGGCGATCGTGCCGGCCGTCCTCGCCCTCCTCGGTAACAAGGCCTGGTACCTGCCACGCTGGCTGAACCGGCTCCTGCCGAACATCGACGTGGAAGGCGAGAAGCTCAGCCACAAGGTGCCGGCACCCGCCGACCCGGATCCGATCGACGAGTCTGCTCTGCAGCCTGTTCCGATGCGCTGA
- a CDS encoding PP2C family protein-serine/threonine phosphatase, with the protein MADSVTLGGRAPLIWTVLLTVLVMCIGPTLGYAPEFAGFLVFLPAAAAGVCTVRQTMWISLWTAFVTICTVIVEPSAGLAASLALAALSIGFGAFSVYLCGWRLRHVETAVRLQKAADAMQRHLLRSLPIHVGDTVLAGVHKALGDDVMTGGDVYDMVDSAHGVRVMIADVQGKGLGALGAAVAVVTAFREAAHTEASLVDVAEAMEQAVELQNSYAIQTGESERFVTAVVLSLGPDRNMSMVNCGHPLPYLVGAEGVRRVDAGPADVPLGLGSLSGPRTTTRFPLDHGQQLVLFSDGLDEGRSRDGTFFPLREHLTQLRSTPADDLGRRLWEQLQEFTGHRQQDDTTVLTLCRDERRSI; encoded by the coding sequence ATGGCCGACTCCGTAACGCTGGGCGGCCGAGCGCCTTTGATCTGGACAGTGCTACTGACCGTCCTGGTGATGTGCATCGGGCCGACCCTGGGGTACGCGCCCGAGTTCGCGGGATTCCTGGTCTTCCTGCCGGCGGCGGCAGCGGGCGTATGCACGGTGCGGCAGACCATGTGGATCTCGCTATGGACCGCTTTCGTGACGATCTGCACCGTCATCGTTGAGCCCTCCGCAGGCCTGGCCGCCTCCCTGGCACTGGCCGCCTTGTCCATCGGGTTCGGGGCCTTCTCTGTGTACCTGTGCGGCTGGAGACTGCGCCACGTCGAAACCGCGGTCCGTCTGCAGAAGGCGGCGGACGCGATGCAGAGGCACCTTCTGCGTTCTCTGCCCATACATGTCGGCGACACGGTCCTGGCAGGGGTGCACAAGGCTCTCGGCGACGACGTCATGACCGGCGGCGATGTCTACGACATGGTGGATAGCGCGCACGGGGTACGCGTGATGATCGCGGATGTTCAAGGCAAGGGACTCGGCGCCCTGGGGGCTGCGGTCGCTGTGGTCACCGCCTTCCGCGAGGCCGCCCACACAGAGGCTTCCTTGGTCGACGTCGCCGAAGCCATGGAACAGGCGGTCGAGCTCCAGAACAGCTACGCCATCCAGACAGGGGAGTCCGAGCGTTTCGTCACCGCCGTGGTCCTGAGCCTTGGTCCTGACCGGAACATGAGCATGGTCAACTGTGGCCACCCTCTGCCGTACCTGGTTGGCGCTGAAGGCGTCCGGCGCGTCGACGCTGGCCCGGCCGATGTCCCGCTCGGCCTCGGATCTCTCAGCGGCCCGCGCACCACCACCCGCTTCCCTCTGGACCACGGCCAGCAGCTCGTGCTCTTCAGCGACGGCCTGGACGAGGGCCGGTCCCGTGACGGCACCTTCTTCCCGCTGCGGGAGCACTTGACGCAGCTGCGCAGCACCCCTGCCGACGACCTCGGACGACGCCTGTGGGAGCAGCTCCAGGAGTTCACCGGCCACCGGCAGCAGGACGACACCACCGTGCTGACTTTGTGCAGGGATGAGCGCAGAAGCATCTGA